In a genomic window of Vairimorpha necatrix chromosome 12, complete sequence:
- a CDS encoding putative SP-containing protein, producing MNVSFLVKFNLLIKLGIIIATQNVNGKADVNINIKPRENGNGDDQADETPAEDGNTGNDETPAEDGNTGNDETPAEDGNTGNDETPAEDEIPTPVELTLKCGKRIDPFSPFLATYE from the coding sequence ATGAATGTAtcatttttagtaaaattcaatttattAATCAAATTAGGTATTATTATTGCTACGCAAAATGTAAACGGAAAAGCAGatgtaaatattaatattaagcCTAGAGAAAATGGAAATGGAGATGACCAAGCTGACGAAACTCCTGCTGAAGATGGAAATACCGGAAATGACGAAACTCCTGCTGAAGATGGAAATACTGGAAATGATGAAACTCCCGCCGAAGATGGAAATACTGGAAATGATGAAACTCCTGCTGAAGACGAAATACCAACCCCAGTTGAACTAACGCTCAAGTGTGGGAAAAGAATTGATCCATTTTCCCCTTTCCTGGCCACCtatgaataa
- a CDS encoding putative exported protein produces the protein MKVSLLVKLSAIFKIGFIISTKNINGKSDINININPRENGDGDAQDDETPAEDGNTGNDETHAEDGNTGNDETAAEDGNTGNDETAAEDGNTGNDETAAEDGNTGNDETPAEDGNTRNDETPAEDGNTGNDETPAEDGNTGNDETPAVSPTLVELTLKCTKKEDPFSPNMATYE, from the coding sequence ATGAAGGTATCGCttttagtaaaattaagtgcaatttttaaaataggttttattatttctacgaaaaatataaatggGAAATCtgatattaatattaatataaaccCTAGAGAAAATGGTGATGGAGATGCGCAAGACGACGAAACTCCCGCTGAAGATGGAAATACCGGAAACGACGAAACTCATGCCGAAGATGGAAATACAGGAAACGACGAAACTGCTGCCGAAGATGGAAATACAGGAAATGACGAAACTGCTGCCGAAGATGGAAATACAGGAAATGACGAAACTGCTGCCGAAGATGGAAATACCGGAAACGACGAAACTCCTGCCGAAGACGGAAATACAAGAAATGACGAAACTCCTGCCGAAGACGGAAATACAGGAAACGACGAAACTCCTGCCGAAGACGGAAATACAGGAAACGACGAAACTCCTGCCGTATCACCAACTCTAGTTGAACTAACACTTAAGTGTACGAAAAAAGAAGATCCATTTTCTCCTAATATGGCTACCtatgaataa